The segment TTCAGCGATTACGTGAGTTGGAAGGATCTCTTCGATTGGGTTGTCAGGAATCAGGGTTTGCCTCGATGGATGAAGAACCCGAGGTCAATTCAGGGATTGCACCTGAACTTCTTCGGCCTGTGGGTTTCCTCGAATCAACAAGATGGAGCGAGCCTTCACAGCAATCGACTTGGTGATCTTGACCCCTTCATACGTCCCGCTCGACCAGCTGAACACAATCCGATGATTTCCCGCCGCGATCTTTGGAATCTGGGCGGGGTACGGGGGTGACAAGACGACATCATCGATGGCAATGGAGCAATTCTGGTAAGCGTTGTTCGACACCTCGACCGTTGCACTCGCGAGTTCAGGCACGGCGATCTCAAGGTTCTGATTCGCACTGAAGTTACTCTTTTCCAGCGCCTGGTTCAAGAAGAGGGTGCGATTGACCAGGCGGAGCGAGTGTGTCCCTTCGGCTAGCCTGAAGCCATGCTGGGCCGGTGTGATGTGGGTGAGGCGAGTGCGCCCGTCGTACAAATCAAACTCGTACGCCCCACCCGCGAATTTGAAGGTCAACGTCGCTGCGGACGGGGCAGGTCCGGAGGGCGTCGAGGAAACCTGTTCGCCCGACCCCTTCGGTGCTTCCGGAGGTTCCGGTGCGCCAGGTTTTCGCAGCCCCTCCGGCCGCGTGGCTGCCTTGTCCGGAGGCGGGGCTTCCACGGAGGGTGGCGTTGTTCTAAAAAAGCGGGGAAGCATCGAGTAACCCACCGCGACCAGGATTCCGAGGGGAACCAGCACGATCAGCCACCCTGCTTTTGATCGCGCCTTCCCTTTATGGGTTGGAAGGCGGTGTGCTTCCTCTACTTCCGCGGGGATCCGTTTCAGAGGGGCTTCGACCACGGAGGCCTCTTCAGAAACAGGAGAAGCGATGGTCAAGCCCAACTCCTGCGCCCTGGAGAGCTCCGGGACCGACTCGACGCGTGTCTCGGCAGCGGCCATGGAGGCGATCACCGTCTCAGGCGGCGTGGGATTTTCGCGATAAAGGATTCCTTTTTCGATGAGCCCAAGAATGAGCCGACCGGTCTCACAACGGTCCAGTCCGGAGTTCTCAATGACACGAAGAATCGAAGTGCGTCCATCGATAAGAGGAAGGAGTTTCGACTCCCGGGGCTCCAGGTTCGCCAGTCTTTCCTCGGGAACGA is part of the Terriglobia bacterium genome and harbors:
- a CDS encoding protein kinase, with translation MTSNTTLPDDPRLGKLKHALGSKYDITQKIGTGGMADVYLGVHRVLRSRVAVKVLLESFARDHEMVARFKREAEASAKLSHPNIIPVYDFGEAEDLTYFVMRYVSGEDLRSRLSREKPLSLADSVEIVFQIGRALDYSHRLGIIHRDIKPSNIMIDEFGTVIVMDFGIARMLENTTKLTVAGVTMGTPAYMSPEQVRGENADARSDLYSLGIILYELLTGELPFTGENAYTIGFKHVYEQHRAVTDLRPDVPAPLSQTVDRLLRKNPTERFQTAAELLQTLNQLRAGLFGGATTSVHRAAVGTPVTVPRTSGPRVKDEWQTISSHLAPLDAVLRVQIVPEERLANLEPRESKLLPLIDGRTSILRVIENSGLDRCETGRLILGLIEKGILYRENPTPPETVIASMAAAETRVESVPELSRAQELGLTIASPVSEEASVVEAPLKRIPAEVEEAHRLPTHKGKARSKAGWLIVLVPLGILVAVGYSMLPRFFRTTPPSVEAPPPDKAATRPEGLRKPGAPEPPEAPKGSGEQVSSTPSGPAPSAATLTFKFAGGAYEFDLYDGRTRLTHITPAQHGFRLAEGTHSLRLVNRTLFLNQALEKSNFSANQNLEIAVPELASATVEVSNNAYQNCSIAIDDVVLSPPYPAQIPKIAAGNHRIVFSWSSGTYEGVKITKSIAVKARSILLIRGNPQAEEVQVQSLN